TCGGAAACGAAATGCTTCTCCGGTTGATCGGCATGTTCCCGGAAACCGGGATCGAACTTCTGAAAAATGAAGAAGCCGCCCAGAGACTCGTCTCCTTTCTCACCGGGGAATACCCTGGGTGGGTCGATGGAGGAAGGCTGGCAGGACAGGTCGAACGCGATCCGGGGATGTCGGAAAGTCACCCGGAAGAAGAGTGGTTCCGAATCCGATTTTTTACGGAAAGTCTGGGATACGAATCCCGTCTGGTCCTGGATCACTACCTTCTGGCGCAGCTTCTTGCCGGAAAGAGATCTCTCAAGCTCCTTCGCCAGTCGGGACTTCTTTTCCCGGGAGGGTTTGTCCTGAGGCGCGGGGCGGAAGGAGAAGAAATTCGCTTCCGGAGCCCCCGCGAACTTTTGTCCTTTCTGGAATCGCCCGTTCGACAGAAGCTCTCCATCCAGCGTTACAAGGGTCTGGGAGAAATGAACCCCGAACAACTCTGGGAAACGACCATGGACCCGTCTCGCAGGACGCTTTTGAAGGTCTCCATTCCCGATTATGTCGAAGCCGACCGTGTCTTTACCACCCTGATGGGAGAACAGGTCGCCCCCCGGAGGGAGTTTATCGAAAAGCATGCTCTCGATGTGGCCAATCTGGATATATGATTTTTTGGAAGAGTGGCTCATTCAGGACTGAAATCTCTGTAAAAGGGAGGGTGTTTTGCCGCTGATACCGTTTGAGACGGTCGTTCCCATTGATGATGAGATGAAGACCGCCTATCTCAATTATTCGATGAGCGTCATTGTCGGTCGGGCTCTTCCGGACGTCCGTGACGGGCTCAAGCCTGTGCAGAGACGTGTTTTGTTCGCAATGCAGGAGATGGGAGTGCGCTCGGGGGGACCTTACCGCAAATCCGCACGTATTGTGGGAGACGTGATCGGTAAATATCACCCTCACGGCGATGTGGCGGTTTATGACACCGCCGTCCGTCTGGTGCAGCCCTTTACTCTTCGTTATCCCCTGATCGACGGACAGGGCAATTTCGGATCGGTGGACGGGGATGCCCCGGCCGCCATGAGATATACCGAAATTCGTCTGGAAGCGCTATCGGAAGAAATGATGGCGGAGCTGGAAGAGGAAACCGTCGAGTTTGCTCCGAATTACGATGAATCCCTTCAGGAACCGCGTGTTCTTCCCGCACGCCTTCCGCTTCTTCTTCTGAACGGATCCGCGGGTATTGCTGTGGGGATGGCGACAAACATCCCTCCCCACAACATCACGGAAATTATTGACGGTCTTCTGGCACTGATCGATAACCCCGACCTGTCCGTCGACGATCTTCTCGCCATCGTTCATGGCCCGGATTTCCCGACCGGTGGTCTTATCATGGGGCGGTCCGGGATCGAATCGGCCCTTCGAACCGGGCGAGGGTCGATTGTCATGCGTGGTGTCGCGGAGATTGAAGAAAGCACCAGGGCGGACCGGATGGCGATCATCATCCGGGAAATTCCCTACCAGGTGAATAAGGCGAGACTGATTGAACGTATCGCGGAGCTGGTCCGCGAAGGGGCTCTGGAGGGAATCGCCGATATTCGGGATGAGTCCGACAGGGACGGGATGCGGGTCGTGATCGATCTGAAGCGGGACGCCAATCCACCGGTTGTCCTGAATCGACTGTATGCCCAGACGCCGCTTCAGACGTCTTTCGGATACAACTTTGTGGCGCTGGTCAACCAGCGGCCCATGATTCTCTCCCTGCGCGAAGCCCTCGTTCATTTTTTGTCGTTCCGGCAGGATGTCGTCACCCGCCGGACACTGTTTCGTCTCCGCAAGGCCCGGGAACGGTTCCACATCCTCGAAGGACTCAAGAGAGCGATAGACCTGATGGATCAGATCATCGCCCTGATCCGGTCTTCGGCGTCTCCCGATGCGGCACGGACAGGACTTGTCGAACAGTTCGCCTTTTCGGAGATCCAGGCAAGGGCGATCCTGGACATGCGTCTTCAGCGTCTGACCGCCCTTGAACGGGACAAGATCGATGCCGAATACGAAGAAGTCCGTCTGCTCATTCGGGGGCTCGAGGACATTCTGGGGTCCCGGTCGAGGCTGATGGCCGTCATCCGGGAAGAGTTCACGGCTCTTCGGGAAAACTACGGCGATGCCAGAAGAACCCGGATCGTGCCGGAGGACGGAGAGATCTCGATCGAATCCATGATCCCCAATGATCCCTGTTACATCACCTTGACCTACCAGGGATATATCAAAAGGGTTTCCCACGATGCCTATCCCACCCAGCGCCGGGGAGGAAAGGGCCGAAGCGGAGTCGCTCTCAAGGAAGACGATGCCGTGATCATTACCCTGACGCCAACGGCCCACGAAACAATCCTGTTTTTTACCGATATCGGAAAGGTCTATCGGGTCAAGGCCCATGAGATCCCCGAAGTTCAGAGAACCGCGCGGGGAAAGCCAGTCCGGGGATTTCTCCCCCTGGCTCCGGAAGAAAAGGTCACGCGTATGTTGAATGTCGCCTCTTTTGAGGGAGACAGGAGTCTTGTCTTCGTGACTG
The sequence above is drawn from the Leptospirillum ferriphilum ML-04 genome and encodes:
- the gyrA gene encoding DNA gyrase subunit A translates to MPLIPFETVVPIDDEMKTAYLNYSMSVIVGRALPDVRDGLKPVQRRVLFAMQEMGVRSGGPYRKSARIVGDVIGKYHPHGDVAVYDTAVRLVQPFTLRYPLIDGQGNFGSVDGDAPAAMRYTEIRLEALSEEMMAELEEETVEFAPNYDESLQEPRVLPARLPLLLLNGSAGIAVGMATNIPPHNITEIIDGLLALIDNPDLSVDDLLAIVHGPDFPTGGLIMGRSGIESALRTGRGSIVMRGVAEIEESTRADRMAIIIREIPYQVNKARLIERIAELVREGALEGIADIRDESDRDGMRVVIDLKRDANPPVVLNRLYAQTPLQTSFGYNFVALVNQRPMILSLREALVHFLSFRQDVVTRRTLFRLRKARERFHILEGLKRAIDLMDQIIALIRSSASPDAARTGLVEQFAFSEIQARAILDMRLQRLTALERDKIDAEYEEVRLLIRGLEDILGSRSRLMAVIREEFTALRENYGDARRTRIVPEDGEISIESMIPNDPCYITLTYQGYIKRVSHDAYPTQRRGGKGRSGVALKEDDAVIITLTPTAHETILFFTDIGKVYRVKAHEIPEVQRTARGKPVRGFLPLAPEEKVTRMLNVASFEGDRSLVFVTVNGIIKRTALSAYSSIRQSGIIALTLREGDRLAQVLVADADSHVLVATRRGMAILFPIHEVTEQGRTASGVRAIRLREDDRVADAEIVTETDPVAVVTEKGYGKRLDVAKFRHQHRGGMGLKISRGAEKIGAVVSLVKAGDTDDLTIITSKGVTNRVQANELRTMGRSAQGVIVMRLADDDTIVSAVVSPPRDVEGEQESG